A genomic window from Quercus lobata isolate SW786 chromosome 10, ValleyOak3.0 Primary Assembly, whole genome shotgun sequence includes:
- the LOC115963617 gene encoding probable inactive purple acid phosphatase 27 isoform X2 — translation MLGEDFQWITVELECPDPSEDDWVAVFSPAKFNSSTCPPVIFPGQEAPHLCTAPIKYKFANDSNAEYMKTGKASLKFRLINQRADFSIALFSGGLSHMAVTWTSGYNIIDAVTFVEWGFKGESQTQSPAGTLTFHREAMCGPPARTIGWRDPGYIHTSFLKDLWPNSLYTYKLGHRLFNGSYIWSKSYYFKSSPYPGQDSLQRVVIFGDMGKAERDGSNDSNEDKNYQPGSLNTTDQLIKDLDNIDILFHIGDITYANGYISQWDQFTSQVEPIASTIPYMIASGNHERDVPGTGSFFETNDSGGECGVLAETMFYVPAENRAKFWYSTDYGMFHFCIADSEHDWREGSEQYKFIEKCLASADRQKQPWLIFAAHRVLGYSSNYWKDGSYGESMGRESLQKLWQKYKVDIAFYGHVHNYERTCPIYQNRCVNTEKTHYSGTVNGTIHIVVGAGGYRLNSDPQLKTNWSIYTKVSGFGFGKLTALNHSSLLFEYKRSSDGEVYDSFTISRDYRDVLACVHDGCEPTTLAT, via the exons ATGTTG GGGGAAGATTTTCAATGGATAACAGTGGAACTTGAATGCCCTGACCCCTCAGAAGATGATTGGGTTGCAGTTTTTTCGCCTGCAAAGTTCAA CTCATCTACCTGCCCACCTGTTATTTTCCCAGGACAAGAGGCTCCACATCTATGCACAGCTCCAATAAAG TATAAGTTTGCCAATGATTCCAATGCTGAGTATATGAAGACAGGGAAAGCATCTTTAAAATTTCGACTGATTAATCAGAGGGCAGATTTCTCAATTGCATTATTCTCAGGTGGTTTGTCACAT ATGGCAGTAACCTGGACAAGCGGCTATAACATTATTGATGCTGTGACTTTTGTTGAGTGGGGTTTTAAGGGAGAATCTCAAACTCAATCACCAGCTGGAACGTTGACTTTTCATCGTGAAGCCATGTGTG GTCCACCAGCTAGAACAATTGGTTGGCGCGATCCTGGTTACATTCATACAAGCTTCTTAAAAGATTTGTGGCCAAACTCACT ATACACATACAAGCTAGGCCATAGGTTATTTAATGGTTCCTACATCTGGAGCAAGTCTTATTATTTTAAGTCATCACCATATCCAGGGCAGGACTCATTACAGCGTGTTGTAATATTTGGTGACATGGGAAAG GCTGAACGGGATGGGTCAAATGACTCAAATGAGGACAAAAATTATCAGCCGGGGTCACTTAATACCACAGATCAACTCATCAAAGATTTGGACAACATTgacatactttttcacattgGAGATATCACATATGCAAATGGATATATCTCGCAGTGGGACCAGTTCACATCACAGGTtgagcccattgcatcaactaTACCATATATGATTGCAAG TGGCAATCATGAACGTGATGTACCAGGGACAGGCTCCTTCTTTGAAACCAATGATTCTGGTGGTGAATGTGGTGTGCTTGCTGAGACCATGTTTTATGTTCCTGCTGAGAATAGAGCTAAGTTTTG GTATTCAACGGATTATGGCATGTTCCACTTCTGTATAGCTGACAGTGAACATGATTGGAGGGAGGGCTCTGAACAGTACAAATTTATAGAGAAATGTCTTGCATCAGCTGATAGGCAGAAACAACCATGGTTGATTTTTGCAGCTCATCGTGTTCTTGGTTATTCCTCCAATTATTGGAAGGATGGCTCATATGGGGAGTCTATGGGAAGGGAGAGCTTGCAAAAGCTCTGGCAGAAGTACAAAGTGGACATTGCATTCTATGGTCATGTTCATAATTATGAAAGAACATGCCCCATTTACCAG AATCGCTGTGTGAATACAGAAAAAACTCACTATTCAGGCACGGTGAATGGAACAATCCATATAGTTGTAGGAGCAGGAGGGTATCGATTAAATTCAGATCCACAATTAAAAACCAATTGGAGTATTTATACCAAAGTTTCTGGCTTTGGTTTTGGCAAACTCACTGCACTCAACCACTCATCCCTTCTCTTTGAATACAAAAGGAGCAGTGATGGTGAGGTATATGATTCCTTCACCATTTCAAGGGACTACAGGGATGTGTTAGCATGTGTACATGATGGCTGTGAACCAACCACATTAGCTACATGA
- the LOC115963617 gene encoding probable inactive purple acid phosphatase 27 isoform X1 — translation MLGEDFQWITVELECPDPSEDDWVAVFSPAKFNSSTCPPVIFPGQEAPHLCTAPIKYKFANDSNAEYMKTGKASLKFRLINQRADFSIALFSGGLSHPKLLAVSNTVTFANPKAPVYPRLSQGKSWNEMAVTWTSGYNIIDAVTFVEWGFKGESQTQSPAGTLTFHREAMCGPPARTIGWRDPGYIHTSFLKDLWPNSLYTYKLGHRLFNGSYIWSKSYYFKSSPYPGQDSLQRVVIFGDMGKAERDGSNDSNEDKNYQPGSLNTTDQLIKDLDNIDILFHIGDITYANGYISQWDQFTSQVEPIASTIPYMIASGNHERDVPGTGSFFETNDSGGECGVLAETMFYVPAENRAKFWYSTDYGMFHFCIADSEHDWREGSEQYKFIEKCLASADRQKQPWLIFAAHRVLGYSSNYWKDGSYGESMGRESLQKLWQKYKVDIAFYGHVHNYERTCPIYQNRCVNTEKTHYSGTVNGTIHIVVGAGGYRLNSDPQLKTNWSIYTKVSGFGFGKLTALNHSSLLFEYKRSSDGEVYDSFTISRDYRDVLACVHDGCEPTTLAT, via the exons ATGTTG GGGGAAGATTTTCAATGGATAACAGTGGAACTTGAATGCCCTGACCCCTCAGAAGATGATTGGGTTGCAGTTTTTTCGCCTGCAAAGTTCAA CTCATCTACCTGCCCACCTGTTATTTTCCCAGGACAAGAGGCTCCACATCTATGCACAGCTCCAATAAAG TATAAGTTTGCCAATGATTCCAATGCTGAGTATATGAAGACAGGGAAAGCATCTTTAAAATTTCGACTGATTAATCAGAGGGCAGATTTCTCAATTGCATTATTCTCAGGTGGTTTGTCACAT CCAAAACTATTGGCAGTTTCAAATACTGTAACTTTTGCAAATCCAAAGGCACCAGTTTATCCTCGCCTCTCTCAAGGGAAGTCTTGGAATGAA ATGGCAGTAACCTGGACAAGCGGCTATAACATTATTGATGCTGTGACTTTTGTTGAGTGGGGTTTTAAGGGAGAATCTCAAACTCAATCACCAGCTGGAACGTTGACTTTTCATCGTGAAGCCATGTGTG GTCCACCAGCTAGAACAATTGGTTGGCGCGATCCTGGTTACATTCATACAAGCTTCTTAAAAGATTTGTGGCCAAACTCACT ATACACATACAAGCTAGGCCATAGGTTATTTAATGGTTCCTACATCTGGAGCAAGTCTTATTATTTTAAGTCATCACCATATCCAGGGCAGGACTCATTACAGCGTGTTGTAATATTTGGTGACATGGGAAAG GCTGAACGGGATGGGTCAAATGACTCAAATGAGGACAAAAATTATCAGCCGGGGTCACTTAATACCACAGATCAACTCATCAAAGATTTGGACAACATTgacatactttttcacattgGAGATATCACATATGCAAATGGATATATCTCGCAGTGGGACCAGTTCACATCACAGGTtgagcccattgcatcaactaTACCATATATGATTGCAAG TGGCAATCATGAACGTGATGTACCAGGGACAGGCTCCTTCTTTGAAACCAATGATTCTGGTGGTGAATGTGGTGTGCTTGCTGAGACCATGTTTTATGTTCCTGCTGAGAATAGAGCTAAGTTTTG GTATTCAACGGATTATGGCATGTTCCACTTCTGTATAGCTGACAGTGAACATGATTGGAGGGAGGGCTCTGAACAGTACAAATTTATAGAGAAATGTCTTGCATCAGCTGATAGGCAGAAACAACCATGGTTGATTTTTGCAGCTCATCGTGTTCTTGGTTATTCCTCCAATTATTGGAAGGATGGCTCATATGGGGAGTCTATGGGAAGGGAGAGCTTGCAAAAGCTCTGGCAGAAGTACAAAGTGGACATTGCATTCTATGGTCATGTTCATAATTATGAAAGAACATGCCCCATTTACCAG AATCGCTGTGTGAATACAGAAAAAACTCACTATTCAGGCACGGTGAATGGAACAATCCATATAGTTGTAGGAGCAGGAGGGTATCGATTAAATTCAGATCCACAATTAAAAACCAATTGGAGTATTTATACCAAAGTTTCTGGCTTTGGTTTTGGCAAACTCACTGCACTCAACCACTCATCCCTTCTCTTTGAATACAAAAGGAGCAGTGATGGTGAGGTATATGATTCCTTCACCATTTCAAGGGACTACAGGGATGTGTTAGCATGTGTACATGATGGCTGTGAACCAACCACATTAGCTACATGA